From a region of the Thermomonas sp. HDW16 genome:
- the rsmB gene encoding 16S rRNA (cytosine(967)-C(5))-methyltransferase RsmB: MSAGVATRVAAARVLDEVLHRGRSLKASLGAALPALPDPRDRALVEAIVFAALRQRARFDAALSLWLAKPLGQRDHELRALLHAGFAQLSLGMPEHAVLDATVEAARALRRPHQAGMVNAVLRRAQRDGLPQAMPGDAWPAWLAQRIRVDWPQHADAIFAASAEEAPMWLRVHARATTRDGYLERLQEAGIEVDVDPDLPDAIRLAASLPVQQLPGFDEGVVSVQDGAAQRVADALSPRPRARVLDACAAPGGKSAHLAERDPSLCITALDIDPRRVRRMQDTFARLKLGIDARVADATQPQAWWDGTPFDAILLDAPCSATGIVRRQPDVLLHRRENDIVALVDTQAKLLDASWPMLASGGTLLYATCSILREENAAQIEAFLARTPDARLELLDESFGHDTGFGSQRFPGEAGMDGFFYARLRKA, translated from the coding sequence ATGAGCGCCGGTGTTGCCACGCGCGTTGCCGCTGCACGCGTGCTGGACGAAGTCCTGCATCGCGGGCGTTCGCTGAAGGCCAGTCTTGGCGCTGCGCTACCTGCACTCCCCGACCCGCGCGACCGTGCTCTGGTCGAAGCCATCGTGTTCGCCGCGCTGCGCCAGCGCGCGCGCTTCGATGCCGCATTGTCGCTGTGGCTGGCCAAGCCGCTCGGCCAGCGCGATCACGAACTGCGCGCGTTGTTGCACGCCGGATTCGCGCAACTCTCGTTGGGCATGCCGGAGCACGCGGTGCTCGACGCGACGGTGGAGGCCGCGCGCGCGTTGCGACGCCCGCACCAGGCCGGGATGGTCAACGCCGTGCTGCGCCGCGCGCAACGCGATGGCCTGCCGCAGGCGATGCCCGGCGATGCCTGGCCGGCGTGGCTGGCGCAACGCATTCGCGTCGACTGGCCGCAACACGCCGACGCGATCTTCGCCGCCAGTGCGGAGGAAGCGCCGATGTGGCTGCGCGTGCATGCGCGGGCGACCACCCGCGACGGCTATCTCGAGCGGCTGCAGGAAGCCGGCATCGAGGTCGATGTCGATCCGGACTTGCCGGATGCGATCCGCTTGGCGGCATCGCTGCCGGTGCAGCAGTTGCCCGGTTTCGATGAAGGCGTGGTGTCGGTACAGGACGGCGCGGCCCAGCGCGTGGCCGATGCGCTGTCGCCCAGGCCGCGTGCACGGGTGCTCGATGCCTGCGCGGCACCTGGCGGCAAGAGCGCGCACCTGGCTGAGCGCGATCCGTCCCTGTGCATCACCGCGCTGGATATCGACCCGCGCCGGGTACGGCGCATGCAGGACACGTTCGCGCGGCTGAAGCTCGGCATCGATGCGCGTGTCGCCGACGCGACGCAACCGCAGGCATGGTGGGACGGCACCCCGTTCGACGCGATCCTGCTCGATGCGCCGTGCAGTGCCACCGGCATCGTCCGCCGTCAGCCGGATGTGTTGTTGCACCGGCGCGAAAACGACATTGTCGCCTTGGTCGATACGCAGGCGAAATTGCTGGATGCCTCGTGGCCGATGCTCGCCTCCGGCGGCACCTTGCTGTACGCCACCTGCTCGATCCTGCGCGAGGAGAACGCCGCGCAGATCGAAGCCTTCCTGGCTCGCACGCCGGATGCGCGATTGGAACTGCTGGATGAAAGCTTCGGCCACGACACTGGCTTCGGCAGCCAGCGCTTTCCGGGCGAAGCCGGCATGGACGGGTTTTTCTACGCACGGCTGAGAAAGGCATAA